A part of Pseudoliparis swirei isolate HS2019 ecotype Mariana Trench chromosome 8, NWPU_hadal_v1, whole genome shotgun sequence genomic DNA contains:
- the epb41l3b gene encoding band 4.1-like protein 3b isoform X7 has translation MTTESGADSEAKQPQENKETEKGKAKAAAAAEPTSPQNQPEQLPAAAGHSTPARKEEQEHQEGDQVSHRSSTSRLSRSPLKGVKKTKIMECKVAMLDGSDFTINVEKRAKGQVLFDKICDHLNLLERDYFGITCRDVENQKNWLDPSKELKKQIRTGPWTFGFNVKFYPPDPSQLTEDITRYYLCLQLRDDVVSGRLPCSFATHTVLGSYTVQSELGDYDPEELGSDYISELRFAPNQTKELEEKVMELHKTYKGMTPAEAEIHFLENAKKLSMYGVDLHHAKDSEGVEIMLGVCSSGLLIYRDRLRINRFAWPKILKISYKRNNFYIKIRPGEFEQFESTIGFKLPNHRAAKRLWKVCVEHHTFFRLISPESQPKKFLSLGSKFRYSGRTQAQTRRASSMIIRPAPLFERSTSKRYNMSVSLDGAPIMENHETLMKDSAADGATKISTTGDIITMVTTEKKAEEEKAEQEDARMDETQEPTGTTPLGRDTKTDSEQTDFAFDGEMTATESDADDDSEMRTQYSFIRRVKGENVFIKHSNLMLEDISPPEDMVKHQTNISELKRSFLETGENAPGLTEWEKRLSSSPVRSPREEAPMIEPLELQDTKDEQPAGEDPLEEVEPKATEAAGYLVKYVVDSIATDLATSSGPHGISLSTTMDDDVFMDGTRREVDEVLERSEMKVSPGAVRQEVSQAISDKKGTLIILKEADDKVDAEGKETRAAGDEEEPVVPEEAKAEESEMLSASKEKESISEDASVVVEAKTKMQSPKTEIKTDDMTQIKGTDSPKKAMASWLSEVVKSEVISESTKEVKQTKASDALQQEEEEIFTFEEVQTEQSKSSLSPITVSESSTTSLAVSTLGCVSSSEKGSAEPEGKMGVAMETKAAPAESTGPTGLDVVAVGTKEVPVVHTETKTITYESAEVDTNGDVDHGVLLSAQTITSETTSTTTTTHITKTVKGGISETRIEKRIVITGDTDIDHDQALAQAIKEAKEQHPDMSVTKVVVHKETEITPEEGED, from the exons ATGACAACTGAATCAGGCGCAGATTCGGAGGCCAAGCAGCCGCAGGAGAACAAGGAGACGGAGAAGGGTAAAGCTAaagcagccgccgccgccgaaccCACCTCGCCTCAGAACCAGCCGGAGCAGctgcccgccgccgccggacACAGCACCCCGGCCAGGAAAGAAGAACAG GAGCACCAGGAGGGGGACCAGGTATCCCACAGATCGTCCACCAGTCGTCTCTCCAGGTCTCCTTTGAAAGGAGTGAAGAAGACGAAGATCATGGAGTGTAAAGTCGCCATGCTGGACGGCTCCGACTTCACAATCAATGTGGAG AAACGAGCAAAGGGCCAAGTGCTCTTTGATAAAATATGTGACCACCTCAATCTCCTGGAGAGGGACTACTTTGGCATCACATGCAGAGATGTAGAGAATCAGAAG AATTGGCTCGACCCTTCCAAGGAGCTAAAGAAGCAGATCAGGA CCGGTCCCTGGACCTTTGGCTTCAATGTTAAGTTTTACCCTCCAGACCCCTCCCAGCTGACTGAGGATATCACAAG gTACTACCTGTGTCTGCAGCTGAGGGACGACGTGGTTTCCGGCCGGCTGCCCTGCTCCTTTGCCACCCACACAGTGCTGGGCTCCTACACAGTGCAGTCTGAACTGGGAGACTACGACCCCGAGGAATTGGGCAGCGACTACATCAGCGAGCTGCGCTTCGCACCCAACCAAACCAAAGAGCTCGAGGAGAAAGTCATGGAACTCCACAAGACCTACAA GGGGATGACACCAGCCGAAGCAGAGATACACTTCCTGGAAAATGCCAAGAAGCTGTCCATGTACGGCGTGGACCTCCACCACGCTAAG GACTCTGAGGGAGTGGAGATCATGTTGGGAGTTTGTTCAAGTGGCCTGCTCATCTACAGAGACAGGTTGCGAATTAACCGGTTCGCTTGGCCCAAAATCCTAAAGATCTCCTACAAGAGGAACAACTTTTACATCAAAATCCGGCCCGGTGAG TTTGAGCAGTTTGAAAGCACGATTGGTTTCAAGCTTCCAAATCATCGCGCTGCCAAAAGGCTGTGGAAGGTCTGTGTGGAGCACCACACCTTCTTCAG GCTCATATCCCCCGAGTCTCAGCCGAAGAAGTTCCTGAGCCTCGGCTCCAAGTTTCGCTACAGCGGCAGAACGCAGGCTCAGACCCGCAGGGCCAGCTCCATGATCATCAGACCTGCGCCGCTCTTCGAGCGCTCCACCAGCAAACGCTACAACATGTCCGTCAGCTTAGATGGAG CACCCATTATGGAGAACCATGAGACTCTCATGAAGGACAGTGCCGCTGATGGGGCAACCAAAATCAGCACCACGGGTGACATCATCACCATGGTAACGACGGAGAAGAaggcagaggaagagaaggcgGAGCAGGAGGACGCTCGGATGGATGAGACGCAGGAACCGACTGGCACCACACCGCTCGGGCGCGACACCAAG ACCGACAGCGAACAAACCGACTTTGCCTTTGATGGAGAGATGACCGCCACAGAG TCGGACGCGGATGACGACTCTGAGATGCGGACTCAG TATAGTTTCATAAGGCGAGTAAAAGGAGAAAACGTGTTTATCAAGCATAGTAATCTGATGCTAGAG GACATCTCGCCTCCGGAAGACATGGTCAAACACCAGACCAACATCAGCGAACTGAAGCGCTCCTTCCTGGAGACGGGCGAGAACGCGCCCGGCCTGACGGAATGGGAGAAGAGACTCTCCTCGTCCCCCGTGCGCTCGCCCCGAGAAGAAGCCCCAATGATAGAGCCGCTGGAGCTGCAGGAC ACTAAAGATGAGCAGCCTGCAGGAGAAGATCCACTCGAGGAGGTAGAACCTAAAGCCACTGAG GCGGCAGGATATCTGGTGAAATATGTGGTCGATAGTATCGCAACAGATTTGGCCACCTCCTCTGGGCCTCACGGGATTAGCCTGTCAACTACTATGGACGATGATGTCTTCATGGACGGGACCCGAAGGGAGGTGGACGAAGTGTTGGAGAGGTCCGAGATGAAGGTCAGCCCCGGGGCTGTCAGACAGGAGGTGTCCCAGGCTATCAGTGACAAGAAAGGGACGCTCATTATCTTGAAGGAGGCTGATGATAAAGTGGACGCAGAGGGCAAAGAGACGAGAGCTGCAGGTGATGAAGAAGAGCCTGTTGTCCCTGAAGAGGCCAAAGCTGAGGAGAGCGAAATGCTGTCTGCCTCTAAAGAGAAGGAATCCATCAGTGAAGACGCTTCTGTTGTTGTAGAAGCCAAAACCAAGATGCAGAGTCCGAAGACGGAGATAAAAACTGATGACATGACTCAGATTAAAGGTACTGACTCACCTAAAAAGGCCATGGCATCCTGGTTATCTGAAGTGGTGAAGTCCGAGGTCATCAGTGAGTCAACAAAGGAAGTAAAACAGACAAAAGCTTCTGATGCCctgcagcaggaagaagaagaaatcttcACCTTCGAAGAGGTCCAGACCGAGCAGTCAAAGTCCAGCCTGTCTCCGATTACAGTTTCTGAATCCTCAACTACATCCTTAGCAGTG TCTACGCTGGGATGTGTTTCCTCCTCTGAAAAG GGATCCGCTGAACCAGAGGGGAAGATGGGGGTTGCCATGGAAACGAAGGCGGCACCGGCCGAGTCGACGGGGCCAACG GGTCTTGACGTCGTCGCGGTGGGAACCAAAGAGGTGCCTGTAGTCCACACGGAGACAAAGACTATCACCTATGAGTCTGCAGAG GTGGACACTAATGGTGACGTGGACCATGGGGTGTTGCTGAGTGCTCAGACAATCACCTCGGAAACCACCAGCACCACGACAACCACACACATCACAAAG ACGGTTAAAGGAGGAATATCAGAGACAAGAATTGAGAAACGGATTGTcatcacaggagacacagacatCGACCACGATCAG GCTCTGGCTCAGGCCATAAAGGAGGCTAAAGAACAGCATCCTGACATGTCAGTGACCAAAGTAGTGGTACATAAAGAGACAGAGATCACgccagaggagggggaggactgA
- the epb41l3b gene encoding band 4.1-like protein 3b isoform X11 has product MTTESGADSEAKQPQENKETEKGKAKAAAAAEPTSPQNQPEQLPAAAGHSTPARKEEQEHQEGDQVSHRSSTSRLSRSPLKGVKKTKIMECKVAMLDGSDFTINVEKRAKGQVLFDKICDHLNLLERDYFGITCRDVENQKNWLDPSKELKKQIRTGPWTFGFNVKFYPPDPSQLTEDITRYYLCLQLRDDVVSGRLPCSFATHTVLGSYTVQSELGDYDPEELGSDYISELRFAPNQTKELEEKVMELHKTYKGMTPAEAEIHFLENAKKLSMYGVDLHHAKDSEGVEIMLGVCSSGLLIYRDRLRINRFAWPKILKISYKRNNFYIKIRPGEFEQFESTIGFKLPNHRAAKRLWKVCVEHHTFFRLISPESQPKKFLSLGSKFRYSGRTQAQTRRASSMIIRPAPLFERSTSKRYNMSVSLDGAPIMENHETLMKDSAADGATKISTTGDIITMVTTEKKAEEEKAEQEDARMDETQEPTGTTPLGRDTKCSSHVYTTDPLRSELSLPSSPVSSPKVRRRRRENMRKRASSVSPAKSAAGCRRRQAHADRKAALLDEQVLLLSARKQRLEQGKSRGGTLFSFSLHLPDMSALLDEDGYISFPDMSEMHFLPMFAQNFLPIKSPSLIPCFLFIFFFLLSTCFSVPYALTLSFPLALCLCFLEPKATSLTASIAQGYHDHDSSEEEETDSEQTDFAFDGEMTATESDADDDSEMRTQYSFIRRVKGENVFIKHSNLMLEDISPPEDMVKHQTNISELKRSFLETGENAPGLTEWEKRLSSSPVRSPREEAPMIEPLELQDTKDEQPAGEDPLEEVEPKATEGSAEPEGKMGVAMETKAAPAESTGPTGLDVVAVGTKEVPVVHTETKTITYESAEVDTNGDVDHGVLLSAQTITSETTSTTTTTHITKTVKGGISETRIEKRIVITGDTDIDHDQALAQAIKEAKEQHPDMSVTKVVVHKETEITPEEGED; this is encoded by the exons ATGACAACTGAATCAGGCGCAGATTCGGAGGCCAAGCAGCCGCAGGAGAACAAGGAGACGGAGAAGGGTAAAGCTAaagcagccgccgccgccgaaccCACCTCGCCTCAGAACCAGCCGGAGCAGctgcccgccgccgccggacACAGCACCCCGGCCAGGAAAGAAGAACAG GAGCACCAGGAGGGGGACCAGGTATCCCACAGATCGTCCACCAGTCGTCTCTCCAGGTCTCCTTTGAAAGGAGTGAAGAAGACGAAGATCATGGAGTGTAAAGTCGCCATGCTGGACGGCTCCGACTTCACAATCAATGTGGAG AAACGAGCAAAGGGCCAAGTGCTCTTTGATAAAATATGTGACCACCTCAATCTCCTGGAGAGGGACTACTTTGGCATCACATGCAGAGATGTAGAGAATCAGAAG AATTGGCTCGACCCTTCCAAGGAGCTAAAGAAGCAGATCAGGA CCGGTCCCTGGACCTTTGGCTTCAATGTTAAGTTTTACCCTCCAGACCCCTCCCAGCTGACTGAGGATATCACAAG gTACTACCTGTGTCTGCAGCTGAGGGACGACGTGGTTTCCGGCCGGCTGCCCTGCTCCTTTGCCACCCACACAGTGCTGGGCTCCTACACAGTGCAGTCTGAACTGGGAGACTACGACCCCGAGGAATTGGGCAGCGACTACATCAGCGAGCTGCGCTTCGCACCCAACCAAACCAAAGAGCTCGAGGAGAAAGTCATGGAACTCCACAAGACCTACAA GGGGATGACACCAGCCGAAGCAGAGATACACTTCCTGGAAAATGCCAAGAAGCTGTCCATGTACGGCGTGGACCTCCACCACGCTAAG GACTCTGAGGGAGTGGAGATCATGTTGGGAGTTTGTTCAAGTGGCCTGCTCATCTACAGAGACAGGTTGCGAATTAACCGGTTCGCTTGGCCCAAAATCCTAAAGATCTCCTACAAGAGGAACAACTTTTACATCAAAATCCGGCCCGGTGAG TTTGAGCAGTTTGAAAGCACGATTGGTTTCAAGCTTCCAAATCATCGCGCTGCCAAAAGGCTGTGGAAGGTCTGTGTGGAGCACCACACCTTCTTCAG GCTCATATCCCCCGAGTCTCAGCCGAAGAAGTTCCTGAGCCTCGGCTCCAAGTTTCGCTACAGCGGCAGAACGCAGGCTCAGACCCGCAGGGCCAGCTCCATGATCATCAGACCTGCGCCGCTCTTCGAGCGCTCCACCAGCAAACGCTACAACATGTCCGTCAGCTTAGATGGAG CACCCATTATGGAGAACCATGAGACTCTCATGAAGGACAGTGCCGCTGATGGGGCAACCAAAATCAGCACCACGGGTGACATCATCACCATGGTAACGACGGAGAAGAaggcagaggaagagaaggcgGAGCAGGAGGACGCTCGGATGGATGAGACGCAGGAACCGACTGGCACCACACCGCTCGGGCGCGACACCAAG TGCTCTTCCCATGTGTACACAACCGACCCCCTCCGCTCTGAGCTCTCACTCCCCTCATCTCCTGTTTCATCACCTAAAGTACGGCGGAGGCGCAGGGAGAATATGCGTAAACGGGCCTCGTCCGTCAGTCCAGCCAAGAGCGCCGCTGGGTGCCGCCGCCGGCAAGCCCACGCCGACCGCAAGGCCGCCCTGCTGGACGAGCAGGTGCTGCTGCTCTCGGCCCGCAAGCAGAGGCTGGAGCAGGGCAAGAGCCGCGGCGGCACGCTCTTCTCCTTCTCACTGCACCTGCCCGATATGTCCGCCTTGCTGGATGAGGACGGCTACATCTCCTTTCCCGATATGTCAGAGATGCACTTCCTCCCTATGTTCGCGCAGAACTTCCTGCCTATTAAGTCACCGTCGCTCATCCCCTGCTTcctcttcattttcttcttcctgctaTCCACCTGCTTTTCCGTCCCTTACGCCCTcaccctctctttccccctggCGCTGTGCCTCTGCTTCCTGGAGCCCAAGGCAACCTCCCTGACCGCTTCCATAGCCCAGGGCTACCATGACCATGACAgttcagaggaagaggag ACCGACAGCGAACAAACCGACTTTGCCTTTGATGGAGAGATGACCGCCACAGAG TCGGACGCGGATGACGACTCTGAGATGCGGACTCAG TATAGTTTCATAAGGCGAGTAAAAGGAGAAAACGTGTTTATCAAGCATAGTAATCTGATGCTAGAG GACATCTCGCCTCCGGAAGACATGGTCAAACACCAGACCAACATCAGCGAACTGAAGCGCTCCTTCCTGGAGACGGGCGAGAACGCGCCCGGCCTGACGGAATGGGAGAAGAGACTCTCCTCGTCCCCCGTGCGCTCGCCCCGAGAAGAAGCCCCAATGATAGAGCCGCTGGAGCTGCAGGAC ACTAAAGATGAGCAGCCTGCAGGAGAAGATCCACTCGAGGAGGTAGAACCTAAAGCCACTGAG GGATCCGCTGAACCAGAGGGGAAGATGGGGGTTGCCATGGAAACGAAGGCGGCACCGGCCGAGTCGACGGGGCCAACG GGTCTTGACGTCGTCGCGGTGGGAACCAAAGAGGTGCCTGTAGTCCACACGGAGACAAAGACTATCACCTATGAGTCTGCAGAG GTGGACACTAATGGTGACGTGGACCATGGGGTGTTGCTGAGTGCTCAGACAATCACCTCGGAAACCACCAGCACCACGACAACCACACACATCACAAAG ACGGTTAAAGGAGGAATATCAGAGACAAGAATTGAGAAACGGATTGTcatcacaggagacacagacatCGACCACGATCAG GCTCTGGCTCAGGCCATAAAGGAGGCTAAAGAACAGCATCCTGACATGTCAGTGACCAAAGTAGTGGTACATAAAGAGACAGAGATCACgccagaggagggggaggactgA
- the epb41l3b gene encoding band 4.1-like protein 3b isoform X5: MTTESGADSEAKQPQENKETEKGKAKAAAAAEPTSPQNQPEQLPAAAGHSTPARKEEQEHQEGDQVSHRSSTSRLSRSPLKGVKKTKIMECKVAMLDGSDFTINVEKRAKGQVLFDKICDHLNLLERDYFGITCRDVENQKNWLDPSKELKKQIRTGPWTFGFNVKFYPPDPSQLTEDITRYYLCLQLRDDVVSGRLPCSFATHTVLGSYTVQSELGDYDPEELGSDYISELRFAPNQTKELEEKVMELHKTYKGMTPAEAEIHFLENAKKLSMYGVDLHHAKDSEGVEIMLGVCSSGLLIYRDRLRINRFAWPKILKISYKRNNFYIKIRPGEFEQFESTIGFKLPNHRAAKRLWKVCVEHHTFFRLISPESQPKKFLSLGSKFRYSGRTQAQTRRASSMIIRPAPLFERSTSKRYNMSVSLDGAPIMENHETLMKDSAADGATKISTTGDIITMVTTEKKAEEEKAEQEDARMDETQEPTGTTPLGRDTKCSSHVYTTDPLRSELSLPSSPVSSPKVRRRRRENMRKRASSVSPAKSAAGCRRRQAHADRKAALLDEQVLLLSARKQRLEQGKSRGGTLFSFSLHLPDMSALLDEDGYISFPDMSEMHFLPMFAQNFLPIKSPSLIPCFLFIFFFLLSTCFSVPYALTLSFPLALCLCFLEPKATSLTASIAQGYHDHDSSEEEETDSEQTDFAFDGEMTATESDADDDSEMRTQTKDEQPAGEDPLEEVEPKATEAAGYLVKYVVDSIATDLATSSGPHGISLSTTMDDDVFMDGTRREVDEVLERSEMKVSPGAVRQEVSQAISDKKGTLIILKEADDKVDAEGKETRAAGDEEEPVVPEEAKAEESEMLSASKEKESISEDASVVVEAKTKMQSPKTEIKTDDMTQIKGTDSPKKAMASWLSEVVKSEVISESTKEVKQTKASDALQQEEEEIFTFEEVQTEQSKSSLSPITVSESSTTSLAVSTLGCVSSSEKGSAEPEGKMGVAMETKAAPAESTGPTGLDVVAVGTKEVPVVHTETKTITYESAEVDTNGDVDHGVLLSAQTITSETTSTTTTTHITKTVKGGISETRIEKRIVITGDTDIDHDQALAQAIKEAKEQHPDMSVTKVVVHKETEITPEEGED, translated from the exons ATGACAACTGAATCAGGCGCAGATTCGGAGGCCAAGCAGCCGCAGGAGAACAAGGAGACGGAGAAGGGTAAAGCTAaagcagccgccgccgccgaaccCACCTCGCCTCAGAACCAGCCGGAGCAGctgcccgccgccgccggacACAGCACCCCGGCCAGGAAAGAAGAACAG GAGCACCAGGAGGGGGACCAGGTATCCCACAGATCGTCCACCAGTCGTCTCTCCAGGTCTCCTTTGAAAGGAGTGAAGAAGACGAAGATCATGGAGTGTAAAGTCGCCATGCTGGACGGCTCCGACTTCACAATCAATGTGGAG AAACGAGCAAAGGGCCAAGTGCTCTTTGATAAAATATGTGACCACCTCAATCTCCTGGAGAGGGACTACTTTGGCATCACATGCAGAGATGTAGAGAATCAGAAG AATTGGCTCGACCCTTCCAAGGAGCTAAAGAAGCAGATCAGGA CCGGTCCCTGGACCTTTGGCTTCAATGTTAAGTTTTACCCTCCAGACCCCTCCCAGCTGACTGAGGATATCACAAG gTACTACCTGTGTCTGCAGCTGAGGGACGACGTGGTTTCCGGCCGGCTGCCCTGCTCCTTTGCCACCCACACAGTGCTGGGCTCCTACACAGTGCAGTCTGAACTGGGAGACTACGACCCCGAGGAATTGGGCAGCGACTACATCAGCGAGCTGCGCTTCGCACCCAACCAAACCAAAGAGCTCGAGGAGAAAGTCATGGAACTCCACAAGACCTACAA GGGGATGACACCAGCCGAAGCAGAGATACACTTCCTGGAAAATGCCAAGAAGCTGTCCATGTACGGCGTGGACCTCCACCACGCTAAG GACTCTGAGGGAGTGGAGATCATGTTGGGAGTTTGTTCAAGTGGCCTGCTCATCTACAGAGACAGGTTGCGAATTAACCGGTTCGCTTGGCCCAAAATCCTAAAGATCTCCTACAAGAGGAACAACTTTTACATCAAAATCCGGCCCGGTGAG TTTGAGCAGTTTGAAAGCACGATTGGTTTCAAGCTTCCAAATCATCGCGCTGCCAAAAGGCTGTGGAAGGTCTGTGTGGAGCACCACACCTTCTTCAG GCTCATATCCCCCGAGTCTCAGCCGAAGAAGTTCCTGAGCCTCGGCTCCAAGTTTCGCTACAGCGGCAGAACGCAGGCTCAGACCCGCAGGGCCAGCTCCATGATCATCAGACCTGCGCCGCTCTTCGAGCGCTCCACCAGCAAACGCTACAACATGTCCGTCAGCTTAGATGGAG CACCCATTATGGAGAACCATGAGACTCTCATGAAGGACAGTGCCGCTGATGGGGCAACCAAAATCAGCACCACGGGTGACATCATCACCATGGTAACGACGGAGAAGAaggcagaggaagagaaggcgGAGCAGGAGGACGCTCGGATGGATGAGACGCAGGAACCGACTGGCACCACACCGCTCGGGCGCGACACCAAG TGCTCTTCCCATGTGTACACAACCGACCCCCTCCGCTCTGAGCTCTCACTCCCCTCATCTCCTGTTTCATCACCTAAAGTACGGCGGAGGCGCAGGGAGAATATGCGTAAACGGGCCTCGTCCGTCAGTCCAGCCAAGAGCGCCGCTGGGTGCCGCCGCCGGCAAGCCCACGCCGACCGCAAGGCCGCCCTGCTGGACGAGCAGGTGCTGCTGCTCTCGGCCCGCAAGCAGAGGCTGGAGCAGGGCAAGAGCCGCGGCGGCACGCTCTTCTCCTTCTCACTGCACCTGCCCGATATGTCCGCCTTGCTGGATGAGGACGGCTACATCTCCTTTCCCGATATGTCAGAGATGCACTTCCTCCCTATGTTCGCGCAGAACTTCCTGCCTATTAAGTCACCGTCGCTCATCCCCTGCTTcctcttcattttcttcttcctgctaTCCACCTGCTTTTCCGTCCCTTACGCCCTcaccctctctttccccctggCGCTGTGCCTCTGCTTCCTGGAGCCCAAGGCAACCTCCCTGACCGCTTCCATAGCCCAGGGCTACCATGACCATGACAgttcagaggaagaggag ACCGACAGCGAACAAACCGACTTTGCCTTTGATGGAGAGATGACCGCCACAGAG TCGGACGCGGATGACGACTCTGAGATGCGGACTCAG ACTAAAGATGAGCAGCCTGCAGGAGAAGATCCACTCGAGGAGGTAGAACCTAAAGCCACTGAG GCGGCAGGATATCTGGTGAAATATGTGGTCGATAGTATCGCAACAGATTTGGCCACCTCCTCTGGGCCTCACGGGATTAGCCTGTCAACTACTATGGACGATGATGTCTTCATGGACGGGACCCGAAGGGAGGTGGACGAAGTGTTGGAGAGGTCCGAGATGAAGGTCAGCCCCGGGGCTGTCAGACAGGAGGTGTCCCAGGCTATCAGTGACAAGAAAGGGACGCTCATTATCTTGAAGGAGGCTGATGATAAAGTGGACGCAGAGGGCAAAGAGACGAGAGCTGCAGGTGATGAAGAAGAGCCTGTTGTCCCTGAAGAGGCCAAAGCTGAGGAGAGCGAAATGCTGTCTGCCTCTAAAGAGAAGGAATCCATCAGTGAAGACGCTTCTGTTGTTGTAGAAGCCAAAACCAAGATGCAGAGTCCGAAGACGGAGATAAAAACTGATGACATGACTCAGATTAAAGGTACTGACTCACCTAAAAAGGCCATGGCATCCTGGTTATCTGAAGTGGTGAAGTCCGAGGTCATCAGTGAGTCAACAAAGGAAGTAAAACAGACAAAAGCTTCTGATGCCctgcagcaggaagaagaagaaatcttcACCTTCGAAGAGGTCCAGACCGAGCAGTCAAAGTCCAGCCTGTCTCCGATTACAGTTTCTGAATCCTCAACTACATCCTTAGCAGTG TCTACGCTGGGATGTGTTTCCTCCTCTGAAAAG GGATCCGCTGAACCAGAGGGGAAGATGGGGGTTGCCATGGAAACGAAGGCGGCACCGGCCGAGTCGACGGGGCCAACG GGTCTTGACGTCGTCGCGGTGGGAACCAAAGAGGTGCCTGTAGTCCACACGGAGACAAAGACTATCACCTATGAGTCTGCAGAG GTGGACACTAATGGTGACGTGGACCATGGGGTGTTGCTGAGTGCTCAGACAATCACCTCGGAAACCACCAGCACCACGACAACCACACACATCACAAAG ACGGTTAAAGGAGGAATATCAGAGACAAGAATTGAGAAACGGATTGTcatcacaggagacacagacatCGACCACGATCAG GCTCTGGCTCAGGCCATAAAGGAGGCTAAAGAACAGCATCCTGACATGTCAGTGACCAAAGTAGTGGTACATAAAGAGACAGAGATCACgccagaggagggggaggactgA